A region of the Chroicocephalus ridibundus chromosome 1, bChrRid1.1, whole genome shotgun sequence genome:
TGTGAACCAAGGCTAACCCCCAGTGTATTGGTTAACATCCAGAAATacggtggtggtttttttaaacagaaatagaaatattgcTGTGAGGTGGAACCCAAGCTGAACTCCAAACAAAATCTGCGCCATTCCTGTTTCAAGAACAAGAACTGAACCTGGACCATTATTTCAAAGTCTTGTTGAACTGGAACTGAATCTGTATTTCAGTCACAGATGACTGAAAGATTTACTGTGTAGCCCTGTAGTCTTGTAAACACACTGCTGGTAACAAGCTGGAGGCTCTGTATTAAGCTAACCACACATGCCTCAGGACTGGGTTTATTAGGTTTGCTTGCAGTTTTGTTTAGCTGTAATAGCAATTGGCTAATGACCATGTAGCTATTACCTAATtagtttcagttttgtttaattcTGAATAACTGTGTGCTATAATGCCTGTCGTTAATAATTTTTATACACGCAGGAATAGCAAGTAGTTACCCTGTACATGGTGAACTAAGTCTGATCCTAAAGCAATGATGCAGCATAAAGGAGTACCAGCATGAGCTGAAAACAGAGGTCCTAAAGGCACAAGCCTAGGATGATGCTGGTGGTCCTTGGGCTATCATCAGCTCCCCACTGGCTGGTTATTAACAGTAAAGCAAACTtagaagctgaggaaaaaaatggtttagaggaaaaaaaagggacaaagaaaaaatatttaacataaattGTAATATCAGAAATAACACAGATTTGCAGATCAAGGTAGAAAAAGCAAGATGTAAAGCATGttagaaaacatcaaaatatcCCTGAGGAAACTTTGGACTGAGAGTGAAGAAAGGAAGCATCAACATCATCCACCCCCTcacaaaagagaggaagaaactcCATTCATTAACATCACAGTCCTGCTCTGAAGACCTCAAGATGCTGAATACTTGACAACTCCATCCCCCACCACTAGACTGAAACTGTTCActtaagacacagaaaaaagtgtAAGGGTCAGCATAATGTCAGAGGAAAAGGAGTGGATACTAGGGGATTTTTTATACAAGAACTTTTAACTGTAGTATTGTTAAAGAGATTTGCTTTGCATTAATTAGCTAGCTTTGACCCTAAGTGATGCCCATCTTACAAGAAAGGCCAGAAGGAGGATcaagggaactacaggcctgtcagtctgacctcggtgccagggGAGGTTATGGAGctgatcatcttgagtgccaacACATGGCATGTACAGGACAGCCAggtgatcaggcacagtcaacatgggtttatgaaaggcaggtcctgcttgacaaacctggtctccttctatgacaaggtgacacacttagtggatgagggaaaggatgttgtttacctggactttagtaaagcctttgacacggtttcccacagcactctcctggagaaactggctacTCATTACTTGGATATGTGTACTCTTCGTTGAGTAAAAACCTGGTTGgctggccaggcccaaagagtggtggtgaaagGAGTTAATTCCATTTGGCAgctggtcatgagtggtgttccccagggctcactGGGGCCAGTCCTgtttaagatctttatcaatgatctggatgaggggatcgagcaCAGCCTCAGTAAGTtggcagatgacaccaagttgggcaggattgtcgatctgcttgagggtaggaaggctttgcagagggatctggacaggctggatctaTGGGCTGAGGCCAGCTGTATGAGATTTAACAAGGCTAAGTGCcacacttgggtcacagcaaccccatgcagcgctacgggcttggggaagagtggctggaaagctgtctggcagaaaaggaccagggagtgttggtcaacagctggctgaatatgagccagcagtgtgcccaggtggccaagaaggccaacagcatcctggcctgtatcaggaatagtatggccagcaggactagggaaatcatctccccctgtactcagcaggggtgaggctgcaccttgagtactgtgtccagttttgggcccctcactacaagaaaggcattgaggtgctggagcatgtccaaagaagggcaacagaACTGGTGAAGcatctagagaacaagtcctatgagaagtggctgagggaactggggtggtttagtctggagaaaaggaggctgagaccttgttgctctctacaactatctgaaaggaggttgcagcgAGGTTagtgtcagtctcttttcccgtgtaacaagtgacaggacaagagaaaatggcctcaacttgcaccaggggaagtttagattggatattaggaaaaatttcttcactgaaagggttgtcaagcattagaatgtatttaaaagacttgtagatatggtgcttagggacatggtttagtggtaaacttggcagtgttaggtttgcagttggacttgatgatcttaaaggtcttttccaacctaaatgattctatgattctgtcattgCAATGGgactaataataattttttgttgcatttggGTTATACAGATTAAAGTCTTAACCACAAATTCCTTGCTTCCTGTATAAGGTATCTTCCCCTTATTGCCCATAACAAGATTTTGAGTGTAACAACTGTTTAATCTTTTTAAGCATTACTCAACTTTTTCTAATGCCTCTCAAAATGCTACTGTCAACCCAAGACCTGTTATGGCAATGGGATCCAAGGTATTGGCAATGGACAAGAAATTGGGTCTTATATGGAATGACTGGATTACCTTAGCTTATCTTTTGCATCTTTAAAACTTTCAGCAACATAGTAGACAGGCTGGAACTCAGTAACAGGGTACTTCTGCACGGCAGTCTTCTCCAGGACAAGAGGCTGAATCTCAGGCTTACTTGATAAACAATACTATGAGCAAAAGGGTAAGAAATTTGTTTTGGTTAAAAAGTGCTTGAATTTACTGTGAAAGAAAGACAGCGCTACTGAATGCCACCCAGTTTCAGACAGGAAAGTTGCTCCCGTGGAATACAATGACAATGTCACTTACTACAAAAGAAGCAAGTATTTCAATTAAATATGATGTTTCGTGCTACTTCTACTTATGACGTATGAAGTAAAATAAGGATCTGAAGACATTCAGAAGAGAAATTCGAGCAATTATCAGTAACTTTGAAATTTATTCTATAGGACACACCTGCAGCTCCCCAAATGAAGACAGCAGCCCTGCACCATATGCCTTGAGTGAATCACCTTCCTTACATAGTCCAAACTCCACCGTAAACCAATAAACCTAGCAAGAAAATTAGACAGAAACATATGATTACTTGATCAGAGTAGGTGCACATTGTTGATTTGAATACATTTAAGGttcacatttccatttaaaattttgcCATGTGTCAAATATCAATTATATAAATACAATAAACGTCCCCACAGACTGAAATTCTTCTCCTGGAAGGGGCACAGTGCTAGACTCAGTGTGCCCGTGAACAAGTTCAGTTCCCTGACAAACACAGTTGTGCTTTACTGTGCTTACATTTGTCAGCAGAGCAGACACAATGAAACTATAGCAATTAAATTCCATTTTGGCTGGCCAATCCAGTTGAAGTTTGAACCTTAGTTGATAGAAGTTTGAACTTTAGTTGATAGAAGTTTGTGTCCTGTTTCACATAGAGGGCGTctagctgcagcagcaggagagggaatGGGCTGTTAGTGCAATATTGAAGGAAGGTGGTGTGTGGCCCAGCTTGACTTCTTGGTCTGTCATTTTGAAGGAATACCTGTTCTGGCTCAGAAGAACTACCTCATCTATCAGAAACAGCAAAGATGGTGCATTGCTTTGCCCAGGTGTGTTGGCGCTGAGGACACTAATACCACAGGCGTATACTTGTTTTTGTTTGAAGTTTGCAATTCTGGGTCTCAGTAGTCTCAGAATAGAATTCAGACGAGCCATACTGGCTGCAGAGGACATTATCTGCCTAGCAGGGTGGAAGAGAAGGGGCGCTTATAGGTAGAACAGCTACTGAAGCTGCCTCCTGAAATTTCCTGTGGTGATGTAGTAACATATAATCTCTTGCCCAATATGTTTGTGCTGGAGGAAATCTTGTTTGGGCTTCTGTGTTTAATCACAACTGTCACTTCGAATAAGGGGTGccaaagttattttcctttaatgcAACTGTTTCAGGGTGGGGTTTTCCAATCACGGACTTCACTCTGTTCCCATTCAACTCTATGGGAGTTCTATCAGTGGCTTCAGTGGCAGCAGAATTAAGACAACACAGGGTGCTTTGGAAAATTGAGCCTTCATTTATTAAATTACCGTAGCGAGTTTCTCGATGAAATCATCCGGAGCTCCCAGAGATGCCAGTCCAATTTCCTGTAACAATAAACCATTATTCTTCAAGCTGTTTATTGCAAACATTCTTCCTGTCTCGTCTTATGTAATTTCTCACATTTTAAATGTTACCATCGCTTACTACCACACACAAATGTTTACAGGACATGTTCCTATCGTGCAACAtcaattttaaaccagaaatctCTCCAGAAATGAACAAAGGGTCCTGTCCAAATGTCATTTACAAGGCATGATCCTTGGTGCAAAGCTCATTGAGGTCaaataaaattttcctcttgctttgaCAGGCTTTTTATTAAGTCTACAGTGCACACCCATGAGAATGATACGTTCAGAAGGAGGTAAATCAGTCACATTCCCACAccttaaatacttctttttgttttggtgggccCTGATTGCAGGAATTTTCCTGAAGCcttgaattaattattttttctgaatagcAGGGCATGATTTGAAAGAGCTTATTCATACCTTAGGAGCCAATGGAGACTTTCCCAGTAGGCATGCAATAGCTGGATTCAGAAGATGCCCACACAAGACTGTATAGAACCAGGTACCTTACTTGGTTTGCTCAATGCAAAATCAGAGCCCCACACCCACACCGACAGCATGGGAGCAGCCGTCACCATGTCAAATCCTAATAAGCCAAGGTGCAGTAGGGCTTATTTTGAAGGAAATTCCAGTTTTGGAAAGGGTAGAGCCTGAGGGCAATACTGAATGCTTGCTAACTACATCAAGTCGACTTTTGTCTTGTGAGGAAGATGTTACATCAAGtccattttcccttctttccttccttccaccaTTCCTTCCACCCTTCTGTCCTCCATCCTTCTTTTCACCCTTAtttgtctcctctcctctccctttcctttcctttcctttcctttcctttcctttcctttcctttcctttcctttcctttcctttcctttcctttcctttcctttcctttcctttcctttcctttcctttcctttcctttcctttcctttcctttcctttcctttcctttcctttcctttcctttcctttcctttcctttcctttcctttcctttcctttcctttcctttcctttcctttcctttcctttcccccttcccttccttctctccttccttccttctttcttcctttctccctgtcTTTTTGACTTTctgactttctctttttctgtcttttcacattttctggtAAGATGCAGCCAAAAGTTTACTCCTTCACCAAGGTTTGGCTTCTTTTCCAGAGACATTAACACCACCAAAGAGAAAGCTCCTCTCCAGCCTTCTCCCATACTTGCAGCTGGGACAGTTCCCCACTTTACTCAGCCTCCTCTGTGGCTTCAAtagaaaacaactaaaaaatcTTCACTTTCCCTAACATTTGGACTGCAGGGTGGGGCAATAATTCATGTGACTCATGAGGCATTTAACTTTGCTCAGTAGGATCAACATCTACAAAAAGTTTTTCAGATGATGGCTTCACAAAGGGTTTGCCTGCAAAAAACAACTCACACAGAACAGACATTTGGAGTTTGGGTGCATGAGTTCACCTAAGTGACTTGTGTCAAGATTTCAAGCAATAAATAAATCAGCCTCAGCCACTCTTAAACAATATGCTAACAAACACCCCACCCCTCATACCTCTTAGTTCATCTTCTGAGTTACCTAGTCTCCAGTGTGTTCAATTATAAAAAATAGTAAAACCACTGAGCAACTTACCTGGGAAAACTGAGCAAAACTGGGATCCGCAAAAAGAGGCACATGTCCTAGCAGCTCATGGCAAATATCACTGCAGGAAAACATGACATCTGAATAACTTTAATTTAGGAGAAGTCCAGCAATGCCGGATGAATGCCCTAGAGTCTGCACATAGGCAGGAGTGTAGTGCGTTTTCTCCTACTTGCAAACAATGCTCAGGACTCATGGGAAAACATTTTGCTCTGAAATTATTCTTGTGGTAGAAAAGCTTGCACACTCCaggattttcagtatttttatcatCATACATCCCTCAGAGGAAGGATGAtgcattatttgtttttccttatggAAGAAAACCACCCATTCAACTGCCCACCCACCTCAGGAAAGCCCAGAAAGAAAACACCCCACCAAAGAAAACATGGACTTTTCAGTCTCAAGGACAAGAAACCTGTTTAGATGAAGGTGAGGCTACTAAGACAGTTTACCATGGTGTCTACATGTACCTCAAGAGGTCAACTCCAGTCCCTGTTCAAGCTCAAAGGCTCCCACTGAGAGCTGGAAGCTCACCCTTCCTCAGGTAGGACTATTTCCATCACAAGCTGAAGTTGGCAGCTGGACAGGCATGTTTGGGAAAGAACTCACCTAAGGACTGCTAGatttttcaaagacagagaaGTGATTAGGTAAGATGGAAAGAGGAGAGGGATAAGATGCTCCCAGCAAAGCCAGATCTGTGGCCTTCAGACATTTCAGCCTGGCTTTCTGCAGGATGAGAATGGGGTGTGCAGAAGCAAGGAGGAAAATCAGAAGAATGAGGGACAGAAAAATGGAGTGGAAAAGAGGTTGTGGGAAGAAGCATGAAGCAAAGAAATGgtaagggaagggaggaaaaaccataaaaatagaaagcagagGATGAAAATGGCAAGTGAAAAAGGACAATGGccagggacagagagaaacattacagcataaaactgaaaaagagaagggatcAATGATCTGGGCTTCCTTTATCTTGCTGCCAGAAGCTTGCTTGCAACATGTTGAGTCATTCCTGCACAAGATTTCACACCACTGTTTGGGTGCTAATAGCTAAGCTAAATGTCTTTGTACACTGCTCTATCGTGTTCCAGTCACCACACAAGCATGGTTTCAGTAGCAAAACTGTCTGATCAGTCCCGTAAGAACTTGCAGAAGAGGACACAGCTTGTTAAAAAGACTAGAAATCTTCTGAATATGCTTTCAGAAGAGAGCAGCCGTTTGGCTGGTCTCCATTAGCTCTGTTCCCAGGAGTGCTTCAGAGTCCCACATGGTTATTATCAGTTGGGCTGATGCTGCTATTAGTCCGCTTCATCTTTACACACTTTCTGTGCCAAAGTACTTACGGCTCTGGTGTGTACATGGGTCTGGACGCATGGCGAATATACTGTGTAGAGTGAAATACTCGGAATGCCAGCCCAGCCAAGAAATCCCGAGAGGAGAGCAAACCTGCAACAGGACGCAGGCGAAATCCAGTGCAGgctaaaaggataaaaaaatggCATCTTAAAAACAGCTAGTGTGTTTGATTTATCCTTATCTGGACTCACAGTGGAAAAAGTTTGttaattgttttctttgctctccCCATTAAACAGAGTTTAATTGTGAAAGAGCAGGGAATTTGCTACCCATGTGTACCACCATCACAGTATCTAAGCATCTGTACCACCGTACACGTGGAAGTTTTAGAGAGGGACCTTAGACATAGGTCGAGTGATGTGCCCAAGCACCACAGGGAGCCTGTGATAAAACAGGGACTGCTTTACCATCTCTGGAAGCACCACCCCCACTGACAGCTGAAGACTTTAATTTGATTTGGTTCTTTCATACACTTCAAACTTACTCTGCAAGAATTTTGAAATATCTTCAAGCTGGGGAATGTTGTCCTCCCGGTAGCCACAGTACTTCTCCAGCAGTGGGAACACGTGGTTGTGTTCATAACAAGCATGAGTTGGATAAAGACTCTTCAGCTCCCTGAAGACAGTGccccatgttttcttttcttcttctgtgtagGTGACTCGAGGAATAGGTTGGCCACTGGAACAAAAATGAATACCCTCCAGCAACAGAGAAAATGTCCTATGCCATCAGCATCATACTCAGGAGCTTTACGTGGgctggccaggagctgctggtgcaggAGAGGAGATGCCTTTGGTCTGATACGCAGGTGCAAAAGGAGCCTCACTTGCCCCTAGGCACAGGCTGGGAAGGACTCTACTGACCTCATCTGAGATACTTGCCTTTAGAAAATGACTTACATTATTAtggtaaaaataaatcagtgcttaTTTGGCTTATCAAGAtgttcttctaaaaatatttgctgGCTGTTAGTTtccatttatttgcatttctagATATGGAGCAGCTGTTGTATTTCTTGCTCTAATACACAATACATTAATTGTTTTGGTTACAACAGGGAAACCATCAGAAAACTGTTTCTTGGATGGGTAGAGAAATTCTGATCTGTGCTTCACGCTGTAATAGATGCAGACTCCAGTCAGTTTGACTTTTTATAATTGTAATGAGTAATTTTCAGTCAAATCCCACCCTTAGGCCTCTATGTGCTTAGCTCATGTTGGAGCTAGCAGGAATAAGACAATTACAAGCAATGTAGTTTGGCCTCCTGTGAATAGTCAATTCCTTAGCAATAATGATAGGGCCATAGGTGAATCCAGCAGCTTTGAGAAATCAAAGGGTTTTAAGTAACTTAATAGGGTTAACATCACTGCTGGAATAATACTGGAGCTTTACAAGCCCCAGAGACCCATTGTTAAACTCTTGATGACACCCcaccatctcccactccctcattTTTTCCTTGAGCCTCAGGGCAGCTCCTCTGGAGAGCTgtcattttctgtctctctgtatcAGCCCTCCTTGATCTATGGAGCTTTAAACTTCATGTTGAATTATGAGGATTGTTGGGGGATTGTTGTTCCTATAGCACTGTTAAGTAATCCTCAACCACCTTCCAGGGTTACAGGGGGAAGCTATGGTTTAAAAGCCTttcaaatttcaattaaaaaaaaatcagggatcAACAGGGCCAgaagcaaaggaaggaagagggaagaggcaagctaaaagcaaagaaaagagaagtcaGGGAAACTGAGCATTCAACAAAGGCATTGGGTAAATGTATCAGGAGAGAAGGCAAAAGAGCAAAGGCAGAGTAGAGAGAcaaacagcaggaggaaagaggacAAAATATGTGCAAAAGAAGAGACACAGAAGATTAAACTGATGGTGGGAAGAAGAGTACGAGACAAGGAACCACAGACCCACCTCACCTTTGTAGCTCGGTAGCACCTTCACAAGCTAAACATATTTGCCTTTTCAGATACTTCCCATGAAGACCAATAACTTTGgttgtccctctcctcctgcccagtTCTCTGCATCTCTGTCCCTCCATGCTGGAGACACCCCCTTGACCTCTTCTCCCCACTGTAGACCCTGAAAGGCATGTCCGCCAGGTGTGGCACCCAGGGCAAAGGCTTCACAGATCCATCTGGGCCTTCCTGAATCAACACTCAAAGTCACAAAAAACACAGGCCTTCTTTCCAGGAGCCCCAGAAATAGGCTTTTGCACCCTACTTATCTACTCCATTACTGAAAGACCTAATTGGAACGTCCAAGAACTTCACACAAAAGTGCTTTTGGGACATAGGTGTAGGTCTGTATATGCTCTGTTTCCAATGTGCCTGAGGATCTGGATAACAGACTAAATATTACTTAAGTTACATCTTGGAATATAAGATGGTTTCAGTTTGGattttgggggcagggggtggttaacatgttttttgtttgatttctgtgtaGGATTTAGTGAAAGCCTGCAAACTAGAGACCAGAATTTGCTATCTATTATGCAGGAAAAGTAAATCTTCTGTGGAATACCTATAAGTGGGCATTAAATGAGTCCACATCTGGCCACAAAGTCTTATCCAAATTTTCTAGCTATAAACTGGGATCCTGACTTTTTTCACCTGACTTTTTTCGCTTTCCATCAATCAGTCCAATTCTGTCTCTCATTTGTGATTAGATCATTAGCTCTTTGGCTCAGGGACTCTTTTCATCACAATGCTGTGCAAAGTGGAGCCCTAAATGTATAACATATGTTACTTTATCCTTTGCAATTACAATTTTTACCAGTCTCAGCAAGAATCAGGCCCAGTAGTACTGATGTGAATGTGTGAGTGGCTCTGGGAACAGAATTTTATCTCCTCCAGATTTGATCACTGAAAGCAATCAAGCAAGCCTGTTCTAACTGAATTTATCATctctattcatttatttttcttgggaAATGAGAGCCCAAATTGCTGATTGCAGCTGGGTCAGACATGATAAAAGTAGAGTATCAGGCGCTGGATTAGCATCAGAACCATAagttattcattattttaatagtGTATGCAGCTCCTGCTTTAATGTAAATGATAGGcactcctcctccagccctggtTTAATGGGGAGAATACCAGAAGCGGCTTTATTCAGCGCTCAGGTCTTTGTAGTAGCAATGGAGTCTGCTGATCAATTAGACAACAAAGCTGGGGAAGAGGGGTGTTGTGGGGAAAGAAGGGAGGCAATGTTCTCTTCTGAATGTGTGCCTGGAAcaatttacttttgttttactgTGATTTGAGGATAAATGGATGAAGAGGAAGATTTAAACACATGGCAGAGAAAAGCCAACAGCAGGAGGAGGCTTGTGGGATTGCCAGCAGGGTGAGAGCCCTAGGAGAGATCAGGAGATGTGGGCTTGCTTTCTGCCCATGCCCTAAGCACTCACTGTTTGTAGTTGTAGGCAATATCCGCAAACTCCTTCCTCCGGGCCCGGTACACAGGATCTTTGAACCCCTAAAGAGAAACAGTGATGGTCAGTCCCTGT
Encoded here:
- the PAH gene encoding phenylalanine-4-hydroxylase, with amino-acid sequence MDAQHCKMNGDPFQESMYIEESSNKDGVISLIFSLKEEVGALAKVLRTFEEKGINLTHIESRPSRLNKDEYEFFINLEGKNVPALDKIIKSLRNDIGATVHELSRTKKKDTVPWFPRSIQELDRFANQILSYGAELDADHPGFKDPVYRARRKEFADIAYNYKHGQPIPRVTYTEEEKKTWGTVFRELKSLYPTHACYEHNHVFPLLEKYCGYREDNIPQLEDISKFLQTCTGFRLRPVAGLLSSRDFLAGLAFRVFHSTQYIRHASRPMYTPEPDICHELLGHVPLFADPSFAQFSQEIGLASLGAPDDFIEKLATVYWFTVEFGLCKEGDSLKAYGAGLLSSFGELQYCLSSKPEIQPLVLEKTAVQKYPVTEFQPVYYVAESFKDAKDKLRKFAQTIPRPFSVRYNPYTQRIEVLDNAKQLKNLADTINSEMGILCNALQKIK